One part of the Nocardioides zeae genome encodes these proteins:
- the pepN gene encoding aminopeptidase N, translating to MTAPSVSLRHDEARQRASLLDVTAYEVELDLASSDATFASRTTLRFTSEGGPTFVDVKPRELRSATLNGSRLDPGTLDRGRLPLVTAAGENELVVDAVMAFRTDGEGLHHHTDPADGRRYVYGMSFMDAAPSVFACFDQPDLKAPYTFTVRAPRDWTVTGNAPGREVEPGLWRFDESQPLSTYFVTLVAGPYHHLRDSHDGIGLGLSCRQSIARHLESDADELFTLTRQCFDEFHRLFGIRYPFGDYHQAFVPEFNAGAMENPGCVTFRDPLVFTSRVTRGTRIQRATTVAHEMAHQWFGNLVTPRWWDDLWLNESFAEYMGNRVTADVTEYGDAWVHNAHRRRQWGLVADQRPTTHPVAGNGATDAAGALQDFDGISYAKGSSVLKQLNATLGDEVFLAGAVDHFTRHRFGNATMHDLVGSWERAGAGDLSAFVEGWLRTPGVDDLRLDRAAGAVLRVPPAAHPADRSHTVRIATAEADGEWEVHATTLAAPSTPFAVGPATAVVIDAFEDSWSRSAPDAATLVALPALLRQGGDPMLRAGVWNSLRTGVHTGAVSPAEATGVVVAGLGTEEDDDGVTVVGGWALARLRAVVDDPGALDAGVHRAAGEVLARATPASTLQLAAFGLRVTSSADPAALRGWLVGEGLPPGLELDEAVRWRILLRLAVLGEVDAGFLDDRLDEAPTAVARVEHARARAALPTAEAKAWAWRRFTGEDTAPNYEVEAAGLAFWQRGQEDLTDPYVERYVTGVPRLGDVFSGWLLGDVVEAFFPLTARRPDVVERTRALAAQPDLPGPVRRRVTDMADELERRL from the coding sequence GTGACTGCTCCCAGCGTGTCCCTCCGCCACGACGAGGCCCGGCAGCGGGCGAGCCTGCTCGACGTCACCGCCTACGAGGTGGAGCTGGACCTCGCCTCCTCCGACGCGACCTTCGCCTCGCGCACCACGCTCCGCTTCACCAGCGAGGGCGGCCCGACGTTCGTCGACGTGAAGCCGCGCGAGCTGCGCAGCGCCACGCTCAACGGCTCGCGGCTCGACCCGGGCACGCTCGACCGCGGGCGGCTCCCCCTCGTCACCGCCGCGGGCGAGAACGAGCTCGTCGTCGACGCGGTCATGGCGTTCCGCACCGACGGCGAGGGCCTGCACCACCACACCGACCCGGCCGACGGGCGGCGCTACGTCTACGGGATGAGCTTCATGGACGCGGCCCCCAGCGTCTTCGCGTGCTTCGACCAGCCGGACCTCAAGGCGCCGTACACGTTCACGGTCCGCGCCCCGCGCGACTGGACGGTGACGGGCAACGCGCCCGGACGCGAGGTCGAGCCCGGGCTGTGGCGGTTCGACGAGTCGCAGCCGCTCTCGACGTACTTCGTCACCCTCGTCGCCGGGCCCTACCACCACCTGCGCGACAGCCACGACGGCATCGGGCTCGGGCTCTCGTGCCGCCAGAGCATCGCGCGGCACCTCGAGTCCGACGCCGACGAGCTGTTCACGCTGACGCGGCAGTGCTTCGACGAGTTCCACCGGCTGTTCGGCATCCGCTACCCGTTCGGCGACTACCACCAGGCGTTCGTGCCGGAGTTCAACGCCGGGGCGATGGAGAACCCCGGGTGCGTGACCTTCCGCGATCCGCTCGTCTTCACGAGCCGGGTCACCCGTGGCACGCGGATCCAGCGCGCCACGACCGTGGCGCACGAGATGGCGCACCAGTGGTTCGGCAACCTCGTCACGCCGCGCTGGTGGGACGACCTCTGGCTCAACGAGTCGTTCGCGGAGTACATGGGCAACCGGGTCACCGCCGACGTGACGGAGTACGGCGACGCGTGGGTCCACAACGCGCACCGGCGGCGCCAGTGGGGTCTGGTGGCCGACCAGCGGCCCACCACGCACCCGGTCGCCGGCAACGGGGCGACGGACGCCGCCGGTGCGCTGCAGGACTTCGACGGGATCTCCTACGCCAAGGGCTCGAGCGTGCTGAAGCAACTCAACGCGACCCTCGGCGACGAGGTCTTCCTGGCCGGCGCGGTCGACCACTTCACCCGGCACCGCTTCGGCAACGCGACGATGCACGACCTCGTCGGCTCGTGGGAGCGCGCGGGCGCCGGCGACCTGTCGGCCTTCGTCGAGGGATGGCTGCGCACCCCGGGCGTCGACGACCTGCGCCTCGACCGCGCGGCCGGTGCGGTGCTGCGGGTGCCGCCCGCCGCGCACCCCGCCGACCGCAGCCACACGGTCCGCATCGCGACCGCGGAGGCCGACGGGGAGTGGGAGGTCCACGCCACGACGCTCGCGGCGCCGTCCACGCCGTTCGCCGTCGGCCCCGCCACGGCGGTCGTCATCGACGCCTTCGAGGACTCCTGGTCGCGCTCCGCCCCGGACGCCGCGACCCTGGTCGCGCTCCCCGCGCTGCTCCGGCAGGGCGGGGACCCGATGCTGCGCGCGGGCGTCTGGAACAGCCTGCGCACCGGCGTCCACACCGGCGCGGTCTCCCCGGCGGAGGCGACCGGGGTGGTCGTCGCCGGGCTCGGCACCGAGGAGGACGACGACGGCGTCACGGTCGTCGGCGGCTGGGCGCTCGCGCGGCTCCGGGCCGTGGTCGACGACCCCGGCGCGCTCGACGCCGGCGTGCACCGGGCCGCCGGGGAGGTCCTGGCGCGGGCGACCCCGGCGAGCACCCTGCAGCTCGCGGCCTTCGGGCTGCGGGTGACGTCGAGCGCCGATCCCGCGGCGCTCCGCGGCTGGCTCGTCGGGGAGGGACTGCCCCCGGGCCTCGAGCTGGACGAGGCCGTCCGCTGGCGGATCCTCCTGCGCCTCGCGGTGCTGGGCGAGGTGGACGCAGGGTTCCTCGACGACCGGCTCGACGAGGCCCCGACCGCCGTGGCGCGGGTCGAGCACGCGCGGGCACGTGCCGCCCTCCCCACCGCGGAGGCGAAGGCCTGGGCCTGGCGCCGGTTCACCGGCGAGGACACGGCGCCCAACTACGAGGTCGAGGCCGCCGGCCTCGCCTTCTGGCAGCGGGGCCAGGAGGACCTGACGGACCCGTACGTCGAGCGCTACGTCACCGGCGTGCCCCGGCTCGGCGACGTGTTCTCGGGCTGGCTGCTCGGCGACGTCGTCGAGGCGTTCTTCCCGCTGACGGCCCGCCGCCCGGACGTCGTCGAGCGGACCCGTGCCCTGGCGGCGCAGCCCGACCTGCCCGGGCCGGTACGCCGGCGGGTGACCGACATGGCGGACGAGCTGGAGCGGCGCCTGTGA
- a CDS encoding VWA domain-containing protein — protein sequence MVDLTKRADTAQGAIISLLKREADKGIDLGEITARVVVAIDYSASMNSRYANGEVQDLVERVLALSLAGLDDDGDIQVHFFHNDPFPPQEVDSASYSGFVDRWRSGKSMGGTNYSGVMKAILAEAGHGKKGLGKRLFGRGNAQPEGPVAVPTLVLFVTDGEPFDKDATKKLLVEASATPVFWQFLGLGYSPQFLQDLDTMGGRVVDNVGLTSMQDSKATADEAWFHAVLEEYVTSWVPAARQAGLIA from the coding sequence GTGGTCGACCTGACGAAGCGCGCCGACACGGCGCAGGGCGCCATCATCTCGCTGCTCAAGCGGGAGGCCGACAAGGGCATCGACCTGGGCGAGATCACCGCTCGTGTCGTGGTCGCGATCGACTACTCGGCCTCGATGAACAGCCGTTACGCCAACGGGGAGGTGCAGGACCTCGTCGAGCGCGTGCTGGCGCTGAGCCTCGCGGGGCTCGACGACGACGGCGACATCCAGGTCCACTTCTTCCACAACGACCCCTTCCCGCCGCAGGAGGTCGACAGCGCGAGCTACAGCGGCTTCGTCGACCGTTGGCGGTCCGGCAAGTCCATGGGCGGCACCAACTACTCCGGTGTCATGAAGGCGATCCTGGCCGAGGCCGGCCACGGCAAGAAGGGCCTCGGCAAGCGGCTCTTCGGCCGCGGCAACGCCCAGCCGGAGGGCCCGGTGGCGGTCCCGACGCTCGTGCTCTTCGTGACGGACGGCGAGCCGTTCGACAAGGACGCGACCAAGAAGCTCCTCGTCGAGGCCAGCGCCACGCCGGTCTTCTGGCAGTTCCTCGGGCTGGGCTACTCGCCGCAGTTCCTCCAGGACCTCGACACCATGGGCGGTCGCGTCGTCGACAACGTCGGGCTCACGTCGATGCAGGACTCGAAGGCCACGGCCGACGAGGCGTGGTTCCACGCCGTGCTCGAGGAGTACGTGACGAGCTGGGTGCCCGCGGCCCGCCAGGCCGGCCTCATCGCCTGA
- a CDS encoding aldo/keto reductase gives MTIDVPLRTLNDGTTLPAVGFGTYPLKGDECVTGVLSALEVGYRLIDTAVNYENEEAVGEALRRSGLPRDAYQVTSKVPGRDHGYDDAIASVEGSLARLGLDHLDLQVIHWPNPSRGKFVEAWRALVDLRERGLVRSIGVSNFTEAHLEEAIDATGVAPSVNQVEMHPYFPQTALRQAHRRWDVLTEAWSPLARVGDLAEEPAVTGPAARLGVDPAAVVLRWHVQVGSLPIPKSASPARQRSNLDVFGFELTDAEVEALTALGRPDGRIFGADPETHEEM, from the coding sequence ATGACCATCGACGTCCCGCTGCGGACCCTCAACGACGGCACGACGCTCCCCGCGGTCGGCTTCGGCACCTACCCGCTCAAGGGCGACGAGTGCGTCACCGGCGTGCTCTCGGCGCTTGAGGTCGGCTACCGCCTCATCGACACCGCGGTGAACTACGAGAACGAGGAGGCGGTCGGCGAGGCGCTGCGTCGCAGCGGCCTCCCCCGCGACGCCTACCAGGTGACGAGCAAGGTCCCGGGCCGCGACCACGGGTACGACGACGCGATCGCCAGCGTCGAGGGCAGCCTCGCGCGGCTCGGCCTCGACCACCTCGACCTGCAGGTCATCCACTGGCCCAACCCGAGCCGGGGGAAGTTCGTCGAGGCGTGGCGGGCGTTGGTCGACCTCCGCGAGCGCGGGCTCGTGCGGAGCATCGGCGTCTCCAACTTCACCGAGGCACACCTCGAGGAAGCGATCGACGCGACCGGCGTGGCCCCCAGCGTCAACCAGGTGGAGATGCACCCCTACTTCCCGCAGACCGCGCTGCGGCAGGCCCACCGGCGCTGGGACGTGCTGACCGAGGCGTGGAGCCCGCTCGCCCGGGTCGGCGACCTCGCCGAGGAGCCCGCCGTCACCGGACCGGCCGCGCGCCTGGGCGTCGACCCCGCCGCCGTCGTGCTGCGCTGGCACGTCCAGGTCGGGTCGCTGCCCATCCCCAAGTCCGCCTCACCCGCGCGGCAGCGCAGCAACCTCGACGTGTTCGGCTTCGAGCTCACCGACGCCGAGGTCGAGGCGCTCACCGCCCTCGGTCGACCGGACGGCCGCATCTTCGGCGCCGACCCCGAGACGCACGAGGAGATGTGA
- a CDS encoding exonuclease SbcCD subunit D — MRILHTSDWHLGRSFHRADLLGHQAAFVDHLLEVVVSEGVDLVVVAGDVYDRALPPVDAVRLADDAIARLAATPARVVVSSGNHDSARRLGFGARVMDAAGVHVRTDPAGVGVPVLLEDRHGPVAVHALPYLDPDAVREPWGLPARSHEAALGAAMERVRADLSGRPGTRSVVLAHAFVAGAQPSESERDIAVGGVDRVPTSVFDGVDYVALGHLHSPHVLDDRLRYSGSPLAYSFSEAAQTKGSWLVDLAADGTVRAELVPAPVPRPLARLRGTLEELLADPTLAAHEGAWVQATLTDPVRPRGAMERLRRRFPHALVLGFESSDRPAGLPPRPTAGRGAHDVTLDFVSFVRGTPADAAEAALLATACEACTGDREADPADGPVDGPVEVAG, encoded by the coding sequence GTGCGCATCCTCCACACCTCCGACTGGCACCTGGGCCGCTCGTTCCACCGAGCCGACCTGCTGGGCCACCAGGCGGCGTTCGTCGACCACCTCCTCGAGGTGGTCGTCAGCGAGGGCGTGGACCTCGTGGTCGTCGCGGGCGACGTCTACGACCGGGCGCTCCCGCCGGTCGACGCGGTGCGGCTCGCGGACGACGCGATCGCCCGTCTCGCCGCGACCCCGGCCCGGGTCGTCGTGTCGAGCGGCAACCACGACTCCGCGCGACGCCTCGGCTTCGGCGCGCGGGTGATGGACGCCGCCGGGGTCCACGTGCGCACCGACCCGGCCGGGGTCGGCGTCCCGGTGCTGCTGGAGGACCGGCACGGGCCGGTCGCCGTCCACGCGCTGCCCTACCTCGACCCCGACGCCGTGCGCGAGCCGTGGGGGCTGCCGGCCCGCTCCCACGAGGCCGCGCTCGGTGCCGCGATGGAGCGGGTGCGCGCCGACCTCAGCGGGCGGCCGGGCACCCGCTCGGTCGTCCTGGCCCACGCCTTCGTCGCCGGCGCGCAGCCGAGCGAGTCGGAGCGCGACATCGCCGTGGGTGGCGTCGACCGCGTGCCGACGAGCGTGTTCGACGGGGTGGACTACGTGGCGCTCGGCCACCTCCACTCCCCCCACGTGCTCGACGACCGGTTGCGGTACTCGGGGTCCCCACTGGCCTACTCGTTCTCCGAGGCCGCCCAGACCAAGGGGTCCTGGCTGGTCGACCTCGCCGCCGACGGCACGGTGCGGGCCGAGCTCGTGCCCGCGCCGGTCCCCCGTCCGCTCGCGCGGCTGCGGGGCACGCTCGAGGAGCTGCTGGCCGACCCCACGCTGGCCGCCCACGAGGGTGCCTGGGTGCAGGCCACGCTGACCGATCCGGTGCGTCCCCGGGGCGCGATGGAGCGGCTCCGCCGCCGGTTCCCCCACGCCCTCGTCCTCGGTTTCGAGTCCTCCGACCGACCGGCGGGACTGCCCCCGCGCCCGACGGCGGGCCGCGGGGCGCACGACGTCACCCTCGACTTCGTCTCGTTCGTGCGGGGCACGCCGGCCGACGCCGCGGAGGCGGCCCTCCTGGCCACGGCCTGCGAGGCGTGCACGGGTGACCGTGAGGCCGACCCTGCGGACGGCCCCGTGGACGGCCCCGTGGAGGTGGCGGGGTGA
- a CDS encoding alpha/beta fold hydrolase yields the protein MNEPDVSRRVWWQHEPGTGGATVVLTHGAGADHHMFDLLLPRLHAAGFGTLVWDVPGHGRSPLGEDRFSVAEAGQVLVQLLDRIGVRGPVVLLGQSMGGNIAQQVLLDHPERCGALVAIGSTSNTLPVTRWERFQLRLAGPLLRLVPRKRLVRSMVRASAVTEPARVYLADVFTALGKRRFVQVWAGVARAVRPRPGYTSDVPQLLLVGARDETGNIGDAMQRWARRDARALLVTVPDAGHVAQLDQPDLVADEVIRFLEREAA from the coding sequence ATGAACGAGCCAGACGTGTCCCGTCGGGTGTGGTGGCAGCACGAGCCCGGCACGGGCGGAGCGACGGTGGTGCTCACGCACGGGGCAGGCGCGGACCACCACATGTTCGACCTGCTGCTCCCGCGCCTGCACGCCGCCGGTTTCGGCACGCTGGTCTGGGACGTCCCGGGCCACGGTCGGTCGCCGCTGGGGGAAGACCGGTTCAGCGTGGCGGAGGCGGGACAGGTGCTCGTGCAGCTGCTCGACCGGATCGGTGTGCGCGGCCCCGTGGTGCTGCTCGGCCAGTCGATGGGCGGCAACATCGCCCAGCAGGTGCTCCTGGACCACCCGGAACGGTGCGGAGCGCTGGTGGCGATCGGCTCCACGTCCAACACGCTGCCCGTGACGCGGTGGGAGCGGTTCCAGCTGCGCCTGGCCGGCCCCCTCCTGCGCCTGGTGCCCCGGAAGCGCCTCGTGCGCTCGATGGTGCGTGCCTCCGCGGTCACCGAGCCCGCGCGCGTCTACCTGGCCGACGTGTTCACCGCTCTGGGCAAGCGGCGGTTCGTGCAGGTCTGGGCCGGCGTCGCGCGTGCCGTGCGACCGCGGCCGGGGTACACCTCCGACGTGCCGCAGCTGCTGCTCGTCGGCGCCCGGGACGAGACCGGCAACATCGGCGACGCGATGCAGCGCTGGGCACGGCGCGACGCGCGGGCGCTCCTCGTGACGGTGCCCGACGCGGGCCACGTCGCGCAGCTCGACCAGCCCGACCTCGTCGCCGACGAGGTCATCCGGTTCCTCGAGAGGGAGGCGGCATGA
- a CDS encoding Fe-S cluster assembly protein HesB — translation MLTLTENASTIVKDITDAQPDAAGLRISSESATEPAFAVAVAPAPEEGDQVVEQSGATVYLDTDAAQQLDDKVLDAAVDDQGAVQFALGIRD, via the coding sequence ATGCTGACCCTCACCGAGAACGCCAGCACGATCGTCAAGGACATCACCGACGCGCAGCCCGACGCTGCGGGTCTGCGGATCAGCAGCGAGAGCGCGACGGAGCCGGCCTTCGCCGTGGCCGTCGCCCCCGCGCCCGAGGAGGGCGACCAGGTCGTCGAGCAGAGCGGCGCGACCGTCTACCTCGACACCGACGCCGCCCAGCAGCTCGACGACAAGGTGCTCGACGCCGCCGTCGACGACCAGGGTGCGGTGCAGTTCGCGCTCGGGATCCGGGACTGA
- a CDS encoding ArsR/SmtB family transcription factor, with amino-acid sequence MGRDLFAVLAEPARRALLDELVAGERAVGALVEATGMAQPSVSKHLAVLADAGLVRVRSEGPRRIYALDPTPLGAVDRWLAPYRAAADRRLEVLERRLDAVAAAEGTPREPRAPRRPRDVMRPGRPRRRDA; translated from the coding sequence ATGGGACGCGACCTCTTCGCCGTGCTCGCCGAGCCCGCGCGCCGCGCACTCCTCGACGAGCTCGTCGCGGGGGAGCGCGCCGTGGGGGCGCTCGTCGAGGCCACCGGGATGGCCCAGCCGAGCGTCTCCAAGCACCTCGCCGTGCTCGCTGACGCGGGCTTGGTGCGGGTGCGGAGCGAGGGACCGCGGCGCATCTACGCGCTCGACCCGACGCCGCTCGGGGCCGTCGATCGCTGGCTCGCGCCGTACCGGGCCGCGGCGGACCGCCGGCTCGAGGTGCTGGAACGCCGCCTGGACGCGGTGGCCGCGGCGGAGGGCACGCCCCGGGAGCCCCGCGCACCGCGACGCCCTCGGGACGTCATGCGGCCCGGTCGCCCGAGGCGCCGCGACGCATGA
- a CDS encoding alanine racemase, whose translation MTGSPATPYLAVDGARLDANVRRVQAAADRAGVRLRPHVKTHKVPAIAQRQLDAGAVGVTVATVGEAEVFVEHGCTDVLVAYPVFLDEARVRRVLDLAERARVVIGVDSVDGARRAAPLAGAVGVAVEVDSGHRRSGVDPEGAGAVALAAADLGVAVEGVFTFPGHGYAPGVAAEVAAQEAAALAEAAAVVVAAGIPCPVRSGGSTPTLEATLVRSEAPPVVDELRPGVYVFGDAQQWELGHHAPEDIALVAVATVVSHAGGRAVLDAGSKTLGADRAAYASGFGRLLDHPGARIVQLSEHHAVVDLAGAALPAVGERVRVVPNHVCAAVNLADTLVVDGEQVAVAARGRNS comes from the coding sequence GTGACCGGGTCGCCGGCGACGCCGTACCTCGCCGTCGACGGCGCCCGTCTCGACGCCAACGTCCGACGCGTCCAGGCCGCCGCCGACCGCGCCGGCGTGCGGCTGCGGCCGCACGTCAAGACGCACAAGGTGCCCGCGATCGCGCAGCGCCAGCTCGACGCCGGCGCCGTGGGCGTCACGGTCGCGACGGTCGGCGAGGCGGAGGTCTTCGTCGAGCACGGGTGCACGGACGTGCTGGTCGCCTACCCGGTGTTCCTCGACGAGGCGCGGGTACGGCGCGTGCTCGACCTCGCCGAGCGCGCGCGGGTGGTCATCGGGGTGGACTCCGTCGACGGCGCCCGGCGGGCGGCTCCGCTGGCCGGAGCCGTGGGCGTCGCGGTGGAGGTCGACTCGGGACACCGCCGCAGCGGCGTCGATCCGGAGGGCGCAGGCGCGGTCGCGCTGGCCGCGGCCGACCTCGGCGTCGCGGTGGAGGGCGTCTTCACGTTCCCCGGCCACGGGTACGCCCCGGGGGTGGCCGCGGAGGTCGCGGCCCAGGAGGCGGCCGCGCTCGCCGAGGCGGCGGCGGTCGTCGTGGCCGCGGGGATCCCTTGCCCCGTGCGCAGCGGCGGGTCGACGCCGACGCTCGAGGCCACGCTGGTGCGGTCCGAGGCTCCTCCCGTGGTGGACGAGCTCCGACCCGGCGTCTACGTCTTCGGGGACGCGCAGCAGTGGGAGCTCGGCCACCACGCGCCCGAGGACATCGCCCTCGTGGCCGTCGCCACCGTCGTCAGCCACGCCGGGGGGCGCGCGGTGCTCGACGCGGGCTCGAAGACGCTGGGGGCCGATCGCGCGGCGTACGCCAGCGGGTTCGGTCGGCTCCTCGACCACCCGGGCGCCCGGATCGTCCAGCTCTCCGAGCACCACGCCGTGGTGGACCTCGCCGGGGCGGCGCTCCCGGCGGTGGGCGAACGGGTGCGCGTGGTGCCGAACCACGTCTGCGCCGCCGTGAACCTCGCCGACACGCTCGTCGTCGACGGCGAGCAGGTGGCGGTCGCGGCGCGGGGGCGCAACAGCTGA
- a CDS encoding TerD family protein, with translation MVDYTKRPQQPSQPPQQPPSQPPAGGPNLSKVTLTKAAPSISLTKGAGAGGRMRINLNWSQGAAPAKGGFLKRAFAAGSGAVDLDLGCLWELSDGRKGGVQALGNAFGSIDGPPWVMLDGDDRSGTAQGGENLFVNLDRLGEIKRILIYAFIYEGVPNWAAADGVVTLHPVGAPPIEVRLDEPAADRRACAIALLTNEGGSLQVRREVRYGADQVELDQAFGWGLNWGRGRK, from the coding sequence ATGGTCGACTACACCAAGCGCCCCCAGCAGCCGAGCCAGCCTCCCCAGCAGCCGCCGAGCCAGCCGCCGGCCGGGGGACCGAACCTCTCCAAGGTCACACTCACGAAGGCCGCCCCCAGCATCTCGCTCACGAAGGGTGCCGGTGCCGGCGGCCGCATGCGCATCAACCTCAACTGGTCGCAGGGCGCAGCGCCCGCCAAGGGCGGCTTCCTCAAGCGGGCGTTCGCCGCCGGCAGCGGCGCGGTCGACCTCGACCTCGGGTGCCTCTGGGAGCTGAGCGACGGCCGCAAGGGCGGCGTGCAGGCGCTGGGCAACGCGTTCGGCAGCATCGACGGTCCGCCGTGGGTCATGCTCGACGGCGACGACCGCTCCGGTACGGCGCAGGGCGGCGAGAACCTCTTCGTCAACCTCGACCGGTTGGGCGAGATCAAGCGCATCCTGATCTACGCCTTCATCTACGAGGGCGTCCCCAACTGGGCGGCGGCCGACGGCGTCGTCACGCTGCACCCGGTCGGCGCGCCCCCCATCGAGGTGCGGCTCGACGAGCCCGCCGCCGACCGCCGCGCCTGCGCCATCGCCCTCCTCACCAACGAGGGCGGCTCGCTGCAGGTACGTCGCGAGGTGCGGTACGGCGCGGACCAGGTCGAGCTGGACCAGGCGTTCGGTTGGGGCCTCAACTGGGGCCGCGGCCGGAAGTAG
- a CDS encoding helix-turn-helix domain-containing GNAT family N-acetyltransferase, which translates to MTVVDTLRRFNRTYTQRVGVLEESHLGTGRTLGASRLLYEVDGDTGSTVGELRDLLGLDSGYVARLLRALESDGLVATEPDPADRRRRRVVLTAAGRAARADLDQRSEDLAARLVAPLTPRQQARLDDALATAELLVRAATVELREVDPADPASVRAAREALDRYVAEVADRLSGGFAPSGLDAVEPGSTWVVATSDGRPAAYGGIRPLDLPAGVAGDGPAVEVKRMWVDPAWRGAGLGGRMLRHLEELARSRGAERVALDTNSALDEAVALYERAGYARVERYNDNADAELFFAKRL; encoded by the coding sequence GTGACCGTCGTCGACACCCTCCGCCGCTTCAACCGCACCTACACCCAGCGCGTCGGCGTGCTCGAGGAGTCGCACCTCGGCACCGGACGCACGCTGGGGGCCTCGCGCCTGCTCTACGAGGTGGACGGCGACACGGGCTCGACCGTCGGCGAGCTCCGCGACCTCCTCGGGCTCGACTCCGGGTACGTCGCCCGCCTGCTCCGCGCCCTCGAGTCCGACGGCCTCGTCGCCACCGAGCCCGACCCCGCGGACCGCCGACGCCGCCGCGTCGTGCTCACCGCCGCCGGCCGCGCCGCCCGGGCCGACCTCGACCAGCGCTCCGAGGACCTCGCCGCCCGGCTCGTCGCCCCGCTGACGCCGCGGCAGCAGGCGCGGCTCGACGACGCGCTCGCCACCGCCGAGCTGCTCGTGCGCGCCGCCACGGTCGAGCTCCGCGAGGTGGACCCCGCCGATCCCGCCTCCGTCCGCGCCGCGCGGGAGGCCCTCGACCGGTACGTCGCGGAGGTCGCCGACCGGCTCTCCGGGGGCTTCGCGCCGAGCGGCCTCGACGCGGTGGAGCCCGGGTCGACCTGGGTCGTGGCGACGAGCGACGGCCGCCCCGCGGCGTACGGCGGGATCCGCCCCCTCGACCTGCCCGCCGGTGTGGCGGGCGACGGGCCGGCCGTCGAGGTGAAGCGCATGTGGGTCGACCCGGCGTGGCGGGGAGCCGGGCTGGGCGGCCGGATGCTCCGGCACCTCGAGGAGCTCGCGCGGAGCCGCGGCGCCGAGCGGGTCGCGCTCGACACCAACAGCGCGCTCGACGAGGCGGTCGCGCTCTACGAGCGGGCGGGGTACGCCCGCGTCGAGCGCTACAACGACAACGCCGACGCCGAGCTGTTCTTCGCGAAGCGGCTGTGA
- a CDS encoding class I SAM-dependent methyltransferase codes for MVTRWEQVARAQAGEDYAAAYAARFRQQADAGADVHGEATLVTALAPPPSRVLDAGCGTGRVAVRLHELGHPVVGVDVDRSMVRVARRDAPHLAWHVADLAALDLGERFDVVVVAGNVLPLLEPGTLGATAAALAAHVAPDGLLVAGFGLDAAHLPSGCPPTPLADVEAAFAAAGLAPPEVWASWDRAPYDGGGYVVGVWST; via the coding sequence GTGGTCACGAGGTGGGAGCAGGTCGCACGAGCACAGGCCGGGGAGGACTACGCCGCGGCGTACGCCGCCCGCTTCCGGCAGCAGGCGGACGCCGGGGCCGACGTGCACGGCGAGGCGACGCTGGTGACGGCGCTCGCCCCACCGCCCTCCCGGGTGCTCGACGCGGGCTGCGGCACGGGGCGGGTGGCGGTGCGGCTGCACGAGCTGGGGCACCCCGTCGTCGGTGTCGACGTGGACCGCTCCATGGTCCGGGTCGCCCGCCGCGACGCCCCCCACCTGGCGTGGCACGTCGCGGACCTGGCGGCGCTCGACCTGGGCGAGCGCTTCGACGTCGTCGTCGTGGCGGGCAACGTGCTCCCGCTCCTGGAGCCGGGCACGCTGGGCGCGACGGCCGCGGCTCTCGCGGCGCACGTCGCGCCCGACGGCCTCCTCGTCGCGGGGTTCGGCCTCGACGCGGCCCACCTGCCGTCGGGCTGCCCGCCCACGCCGCTGGCCGACGTCGAGGCGGCCTTCGCCGCGGCGGGCCTGGCGCCGCCGGAGGTGTGGGCGTCGTGGGACCGCGCGCCCTACGACGGCGGTGGCTACGTCGTGGGGGTGTGGTCGACCTGA
- a CDS encoding peptidylprolyl isomerase: MSYRAWSSRRLIAVTALVAVPLLAGCGADEGDSDSSGSSGNGSSAGSSASAADDAVAGTCEYRETGQAARDVDLPPAEPTVTVDTPATIATSNGDLDVTLLGADAPCTVGSFVSLAEQGFYDDTPCPRITTMPGFELLQCGDPTGTTSGGPGYEFDDELSGDETYEAGTLAMANAGPGTNGSQFFIVYGDTQLSPDYTVFGTVSADSLSVIEEIAADGDDGSNPAGGGAPVTPIDIESVTIG, from the coding sequence ATGAGCTACCGCGCCTGGTCCTCCCGCCGCCTGATCGCCGTCACCGCCCTCGTGGCCGTCCCGCTCCTCGCCGGGTGCGGCGCCGACGAGGGCGACTCCGACAGCTCCGGCAGCTCCGGGAACGGGTCGTCCGCCGGGTCGTCCGCCAGCGCCGCGGACGATGCCGTCGCCGGCACGTGCGAGTACCGCGAGACCGGCCAGGCCGCCCGCGACGTCGACCTCCCGCCGGCCGAGCCGACGGTCACGGTCGACACGCCGGCGACCATCGCGACCAGCAACGGCGACCTCGACGTCACCCTCCTCGGCGCCGACGCGCCGTGCACGGTCGGCTCGTTCGTCTCCCTGGCGGAGCAGGGGTTCTACGACGACACCCCGTGTCCGCGGATCACGACCATGCCCGGCTTCGAGCTGCTCCAGTGCGGCGACCCCACCGGCACGACCTCCGGCGGGCCGGGCTACGAGTTCGACGACGAGCTCTCGGGCGACGAGACCTACGAGGCCGGCACCCTAGCCATGGCGAACGCGGGCCCGGGCACCAACGGCTCGCAGTTCTTCATCGTCTACGGCGACACGCAGCTGAGCCCCGACTACACGGTCTTCGGCACCGTGTCCGCCGACAGCCTCTCCGTCATCGAGGAGATCGCGGCGGACGGCGACGACGGCAGCAACCCCGCCGGCGGCGGCGCGCCCGTGACGCCGATCGACATCGAGTCGGTCACGATCGGCTGA